The nucleotide sequence ACGACTAACTTCAGCCATGGGCAACTCGGTAAAGTAGGCCAAACAGTTGCCAACCACACTATCCTCGACGTTACGCCAGTACTGGAAGTAATCATACGGACTGGTTAAGGTACCGTCGAGCCATACGGCACCCTTTTCCGTTTTACCCATCTTGCGCCCGTCACTCGTGGTGAGAAGTGGCGTCGTGAGGCAAAACGCCTTGCCACCGGCTAGGCGCCGCACCAGTTCCATACCTGCAAGAATATTGCTCCACTGATCATCACCGCCCATCTGCAGCGTGCACCGCTCTTGGCGGTACAAGTGGAGGAAGTCGTAGCTTTGCAGGAGCATGTAGTTGAATTCAAGAAATGACAGCCCCTTTTCGAGACGCTGCTTAAAACATTCAGCCGTCAGCATGCGATTGACGCTAAAATGAGGTCCGATCTCGCGCAAAAAATCTAAATAGTTTAGCGGTCCCAACCAGTCGTAGTTGTTTACCATGACCGCACGCGCGGGTGACGAGAAGTCGATAAAGTGGGCAAGTTGCTTCTTGATACCCACCATGTTGTTGGTGATCGTCTCGGCTGTGAGCATCTGGCGTAGCTCGGATTTACCAGTCGGATCTCCGACCATGACTGTGCCACCACCCACCACGACGACGACACGGCCTCCGGCTTGTTGCCATCGTCTGAGAGTCATAATTTGAAGCAGGCTACCAACGTGGAGACTTGCCGCCGTGGGATCGAATCCGATGTAGGCAGTTCGCGGCGCCTCTTGTAAGTGCTCCCGCAGCTCGTCCTCGTGGGTAATTTGAGCGACTAGACCGCGCTCCCGCAGCGTTTCGATAAACCCCATGCCAGTGCTATCCTCATTTACAGGCATCCATAGACTCCTGAGTGTTGAACCACACGTGCCTATGGACTGTTTCAAAGTACTAAAGGGACACCATGAATAACTCGCAAGTACAGAGTCGTCCAGCCTGGACGCAATCTAAATCCCCAATTCTCCTGCTAGGCAATGCACATAGCGGTAAATCAGAACTTGCCATCCAGTGCCTGAGACCGGACCTACCAGCCTTAGTCATCGGTACAGCGCCACCGACCGAACCTGCCTTTCAAAGTAGGATAGCAGAACTCCAAGGACTGCGCCCAGCCACCTGGGACTGCATCTACGCTGGAACAGATCTCGCGCTCGCGGTAAGCAGCGCCACCGCCGACGTAAAACAAGTCCTGATCGACTCGGTGAACCAGTGGCTGGCAACATTGCTGCTTGGCTACAGCGACGATGCCGACGGTAGTGAACACGGGCGAACTGGGATGCTGAACTCGCGTATTGACGAACTTATTACGGTACTGAGGAGTCGTGCGGACACGCGTTTTGTCATCGTGACGGCCGAGGTCGGCGGCGGCCCGGCACCGAGTCGCATGGCTGAGCGCCTCTTCCGCCAACATCTAGGCCTGGCCAATCAACGTTTGGCTCGTGTCGCCGCGAGCGTACTCGCCGTGCAGGCAGGGATTCCAACCATCTTAAAATGATGACGAATGCCTAACTCTCGCATACAGTCTTAAGTAGCACATTCATTGGATCTCTCATCGGATAGTTCATCGGATCTCTCATTGATTACATCGGAGGTAGCGCATGTTGTCACGTTTTACACGAGTTCTAGCACTTCCCATTCTGATGGCTGCCACACTGCAAAGCACCGCTGCATTGGCTCTTATTGATGCCCAGGGCATGGTCGGTCGCCGTTGGTATAAACTCGGCACCGATCCTGCGACAAAAGTGAGCTCGCAAGAAATTGCGGTCGCTGCGCACTTGAGTCCTATCCCACTGGTTCCCGTCTCCTTTGGTGCTCGTGTTGCCGCCGGCACTTTGGACACCACTCAGCTCAAGGGTATCTACGGGGCCTCGTCCATTGACGCGGGCGCTGTCATGGAAGCTGGGCTCGATGTCATGGCATGGATACCTCTCGTTCCGATCATCACTCCTTACGTCCGCCTTAATATCCCCGTCTACGGGACCTGGCTGGTAAAAGGTAAGCTCATCGACACGTCTCTACTCAGCGTCCCCTTTGAGCGCGCAGCCAAAGTAAGCGGCACCCAACTAAGCGTTGGTGCCAAGTACTCTGTGCTCCCCCTGATCTCGGTCCTGTTCGAGGCCAACTACGGTAAAGAGAGCTGGAAATCCACTTCCGTTAAGGTTAACAACGTCACCATTGACGACGACTCGAAAACCTACACCCTTGATTCACAAGCAGTGCTGCTCGGTGTTGAAGTCGGCCTCTAGCCAAAAACCCGCAGCGCGGCAAATCACGAACCCACCTAAT is from Deltaproteobacteria bacterium and encodes:
- a CDS encoding tyrosine--tRNA ligase, with product MGFIETLRERGLVAQITHEDELREHLQEAPRTAYIGFDPTAASLHVGSLLQIMTLRRWQQAGGRVVVVVGGGTVMVGDPTGKSELRQMLTAETITNNMVGIKKQLAHFIDFSSPARAVMVNNYDWLGPLNYLDFLREIGPHFSVNRMLTAECFKQRLEKGLSFLEFNYMLLQSYDFLHLYRQERCTLQMGGDDQWSNILAGMELVRRLAGGKAFCLTTPLLTTSDGRKMGKTEKGAVWLDGTLTSPYDYFQYWRNVEDSVVGNCLAYFTELPMAEVSRLAALPGAGINEAKKVLAFEATRLLHGKEAAEQAALAAEKLFAGGVAAGGNEPEVLLAASDLGEGLGVLDLLVKTKVVPSKAEARRLVEQGGLAINGEKVDDIHVKIGKSAFKGDAGCLVKKGKKHYFRLRLSD